In one Pseudomonas sp. Bout1 genomic region, the following are encoded:
- the bcsQ gene encoding cellulose biosynthesis protein BcsQ translates to MSRTDDLFELFTKTTASDVQGMDSMLQFFEDIPVDDSASLNMGSGASFSLHSPCANEPPREAATIRANVVALVSVNGGVGRSTLATALSSGLQRLAQPVVALDLDPQNALYHHFGLSHTLPGIGRTSLHNERWSQILHAGFAGCQVITFGETDIRQQEDLQRWLKQEPDWLAQHLSALGLSEQDTVIIDTPAGNNVYLHQALNVADVVLVIAQADAASLGTLEQMEQLLAPHLDRLPAPRCHFVINQLDETSGFSLDMLEVFRKRLGDGLLEVVHRDAAISEALAFGSDPLDNEAASMACDDISELCRLLIAR, encoded by the coding sequence ATGAGCCGTACTGATGATCTTTTTGAGTTGTTTACTAAGACAACTGCCAGTGATGTACAAGGAATGGATTCGATGCTGCAGTTTTTCGAAGACATTCCCGTCGACGACAGCGCCAGCCTCAACATGGGCAGCGGCGCGTCGTTCTCCCTGCATTCCCCTTGTGCCAATGAGCCGCCACGCGAAGCCGCGACCATTCGTGCGAACGTGGTGGCGCTGGTGTCGGTCAACGGCGGCGTAGGCCGCAGCACCCTCGCAACGGCGTTGAGCAGCGGTTTGCAGCGCCTGGCGCAGCCGGTGGTGGCGCTGGACCTGGACCCGCAAAACGCCCTTTATCACCACTTTGGCCTGAGCCACACCTTGCCCGGCATCGGGCGCACCAGCCTGCATAACGAGCGCTGGAGCCAGATCCTTCACGCGGGTTTTGCCGGTTGCCAGGTGATCACCTTTGGCGAAACCGATATCCGCCAGCAAGAAGACCTGCAGCGCTGGCTGAAGCAGGAACCGGATTGGCTGGCGCAGCACCTGTCGGCCCTGGGCTTGAGCGAGCAGGACACGGTGATCATCGACACCCCGGCGGGCAATAACGTCTACCTGCATCAGGCGCTGAACGTGGCCGATGTGGTGCTGGTGATCGCCCAGGCGGATGCCGCCTCCCTTGGTACCCTGGAACAGATGGAGCAGTTGCTGGCACCCCATCTCGATCGCCTGCCTGCGCCGCGCTGCCATTTTGTGATCAACCAGCTCGACGAAACCTCTGGCTTCAGCCTCGACATGCTCGAGGTGTTTCGCAAGCGCCTGGGGGATGGTTTGCTGGAGGTGGTACACCGGGACGCGGCGATCAGCGAAGCACTGGCCTTTGGCAGTGACCCGCTGGATAACGAAGCGGCGAGCATGGCCTGTGACGATATCAGCGAGCTTTGTCGCCTGTTGATTGCCCGCTGA
- a CDS encoding MBOAT family O-acyltransferase, translating into MVFASLEFLTLFLPAFLLIYALARPGWRNVILLIGSWLFYGWLSPLFLFLHMVLTVVAWVGGLLVDRSREDGKGRVRLLIALIVFNTAVLCWYKYANIVAGTVSEVITWYGAMPLDWQRVALPAGLSFIVLQAISYLVDVHRHTVPVERSFINYATYISMFGHSIAGPIIRYDWVRRELNQRYFNWPNFTLGARRFMIGMGMKVLVADTLSPLVDIAFHLENPSLVDAWIGCLAYSLQLFFDFAGYSAMAIGLGLMLGFHFPENFNRPYLASSIQDFWRRWHLSLSSWLRDYLYIALGGNRDGVWRTYRNLFLTMAIAGLWHGGDSWNYLLWGSAHGIALCIDRAWSRSTLPRIPLALSHILTLLFVCLAWTLFRAPDFHSALTMYAGQFGMHGMALGDALAVAMRPAHGMAALLGLVCIIAPIWQARCEQRFGAQPWFVVAASLWPVAGFVLSFALIASRDAVPFLYFQF; encoded by the coding sequence ATGGTCTTTGCCTCACTGGAATTCCTCACGCTGTTCCTGCCGGCCTTTCTGTTGATTTATGCGCTGGCCCGTCCGGGCTGGCGCAACGTCATCCTGTTGATCGGCAGCTGGCTATTCTACGGCTGGTTGAGCCCGCTGTTTTTGTTCCTGCACATGGTGTTAACCGTGGTGGCGTGGGTCGGCGGTTTGCTGGTGGACCGTTCCCGTGAAGACGGCAAGGGCCGGGTGCGTTTGTTGATCGCGTTGATCGTCTTCAACACCGCCGTGCTGTGTTGGTACAAGTACGCCAACATCGTCGCGGGCACCGTGAGTGAGGTGATCACCTGGTATGGCGCCATGCCGCTGGACTGGCAGCGCGTGGCGTTGCCGGCGGGGCTGTCGTTTATCGTGTTGCAGGCGATCTCGTACCTGGTGGATGTGCATCGGCACACGGTGCCGGTGGAGCGCAGCTTCATCAACTACGCAACTTACATTTCGATGTTCGGCCACTCGATTGCGGGCCCGATCATCCGGTACGACTGGGTGCGGCGCGAGCTGAACCAGCGCTATTTCAACTGGCCGAATTTCACCCTCGGCGCCCGGCGCTTCATGATCGGCATGGGCATGAAAGTGCTGGTGGCCGACACCTTGTCGCCGCTGGTAGACATTGCCTTCCACCTGGAAAACCCAAGCCTGGTGGATGCCTGGATCGGTTGCCTGGCGTACTCGCTGCAACTGTTTTTCGACTTCGCCGGCTACAGTGCCATGGCCATCGGCCTGGGCTTGATGCTGGGCTTTCACTTTCCGGAAAACTTCAACCGGCCGTACCTGGCCAGCAGCATCCAGGACTTCTGGCGGCGTTGGCATTTGTCGTTGTCCAGCTGGCTGCGGGACTACCTGTACATCGCCCTCGGCGGTAACCGCGACGGCGTGTGGCGCACCTACCGCAACCTGTTCCTGACCATGGCGATTGCCGGGTTGTGGCACGGCGGCGACAGCTGGAACTACCTGTTGTGGGGCTCGGCCCACGGTATTGCGTTGTGCATCGACCGGGCGTGGTCGCGCTCGACATTGCCGCGCATCCCTTTGGCGCTGTCGCACATTTTGACGCTGCTGTTTGTGTGCCTGGCCTGGACGCTGTTCCGCGCACCGGACTTCCATTCGGCACTGACCATGTACGCCGGCCAGTTCGGTATGCATGGCATGGCGCTGGGTGATGCGTTGGCCGTGGCCATGCGCCCGGCCCATGGCATGGCTGCGTTGCTTGGGTTGGTGTGCATCATCGCGCCGATCTGGCAGGCCCGCTGCGAGCAGCGCTTTGGTGCGCAGCCCTGGTTTGTGGTGGCGGCATCGCTGTGGCCGGTGGCCGGGTTTGTGTTGTCGTTCGCGCTGATTGCCAGCCGCGATGCCGTACCGTTTCTGTACTTTCAGTTTTAA
- the bcsZ gene encoding cellulose synthase complex periplasmic endoglucanase BcsZ, with the protein MSPLRSAILAVMGTAMFAGAAQAQTCDWPLWQNYAKRFIQDDGRVLNSSMKPTESSSEGQSYAMFFALVGNDRATFDKLWTWTKANMAGADIGQNLPAWLWGKRDDGKWGAIDPNSASDADLWMAYALLEAARVWNAPQYRSDAQLVLANVERNLIVRVPGLGKMLLPGPVGYVHAGGLWRFNPSYQVLPQLRRFAKERPNAGWNEVAESNAKMLADLPSNPHGLAANWVAYRATSATTGLFIVDPFSDDLGSYDAIRTYLWAGMTAKSDPLAAPMLKALGGISRATASSVSGLPPEKVHVLTGEVEKNNGYTPMGFSASTVAFFQARGETALAQLQKQKVDDALAKALAPSAPDSAQPIYYDYMLSLFGQGFADQKYRFEQDGTVKLSWESACAVTR; encoded by the coding sequence ATGAGCCCTTTGCGTAGCGCGATTCTGGCTGTGATGGGTACGGCAATGTTTGCCGGTGCAGCCCAGGCGCAGACCTGTGATTGGCCGCTGTGGCAGAACTACGCCAAGCGCTTTATCCAGGACGATGGCCGGGTGCTGAACTCGTCCATGAAACCGACGGAAAGCAGCTCCGAAGGGCAGTCGTACGCGATGTTCTTTGCCTTGGTCGGCAACGACCGGGCGACCTTCGACAAGCTCTGGACCTGGACCAAGGCCAACATGGCGGGCGCCGATATCGGCCAGAACCTGCCGGCCTGGTTGTGGGGCAAGCGCGACGACGGCAAGTGGGGCGCAATCGACCCCAACTCCGCCAGCGACGCCGATTTGTGGATGGCTTACGCCTTGCTCGAAGCGGCGCGGGTGTGGAATGCACCGCAGTACCGCAGCGACGCGCAACTGGTGTTGGCCAATGTTGAACGCAACCTGATCGTGCGTGTGCCGGGCCTGGGCAAGATGCTGTTGCCGGGGCCGGTGGGCTATGTGCATGCAGGTGGCCTGTGGCGCTTTAACCCAAGCTATCAAGTGTTGCCACAACTGCGCCGCTTTGCCAAAGAGCGCCCGAACGCCGGGTGGAACGAAGTGGCCGAGAGCAACGCAAAGATGCTCGCCGACCTGCCGAGCAATCCCCACGGTCTGGCGGCTAACTGGGTGGCTTATCGCGCGACCAGCGCGACCACCGGGCTGTTTATCGTTGATCCGTTTTCCGATGACCTGGGCAGCTACGATGCGATCCGCACTTACCTCTGGGCCGGCATGACCGCCAAGAGCGACCCGCTGGCCGCGCCGATGCTCAAGGCGTTGGGCGGTATTTCCCGCGCCACCGCTTCGTCGGTCAGCGGTTTGCCGCCAGAGAAAGTCCACGTGCTGACCGGCGAAGTGGAGAAAAACAACGGCTACACGCCGATGGGTTTCTCGGCTTCCACCGTGGCGTTCTTCCAGGCCCGGGGTGAAACCGCCCTGGCGCAACTGCAAAAGCAGAAGGTCGATGACGCCCTCGCCAAAGCCCTCGCGCCTTCGGCACCGGACAGTGCCCAACCGATTTACTACGACTACATGCTCAGCCTGTTCGGCCAGGGCTTTGCTGATCAAAAGTACCGTTTCGAACAAGACGGCACGGTGAAATTATCCTGGGAGTCAGCATGCGCCGTCACACGCTAG
- a CDS encoding alginate O-acetyltransferase AlgX-related protein translates to MPAPTAPTPPSELAIRTSPLAGWVLVPFLAAGLLSCAWLMVKGPVSFLPPKVDSDMLLHGEVTHRFAKELSKAPMAIEAANLERGASWLVFSDTGPRVRQGCPGWLFISDELKLNRHAEDNARTKADAVIDLQKQLGQRGIDLQVVVVPDKTRIAAAQRCGLYRPAVLDGRVQQWTTLLQAAGVQVVDLTDTLKPLGPDAYLRTDTHWSEIGANAGARAVAQRIQQRGIKATPEQAFDITQAPLAPRPGDLVRLAGLDWLPPKLQPVGEQVAASTAHENAPAASSDPDDLFGDAGLPNVALIGTSFSRNSNFVGFLQKALNAPVGNFSKDGGEFSGAAKAYFDSPAFKQTPPKLLIWEIPERDLQTPYDLIKISQ, encoded by the coding sequence ATGCCCGCCCCTACCGCGCCGACCCCACCGAGTGAATTGGCGATACGCACCAGCCCCCTGGCGGGCTGGGTGCTGGTGCCTTTCCTGGCGGCAGGGCTGTTGTCTTGCGCCTGGCTGATGGTCAAGGGGCCGGTGAGTTTCCTGCCGCCCAAGGTCGACAGCGACATGCTGCTGCATGGCGAGGTGACCCACCGGTTTGCCAAGGAACTGTCCAAGGCGCCGATGGCCATCGAAGCGGCCAACCTGGAGCGCGGCGCCAGTTGGCTGGTGTTCAGCGACACCGGGCCGCGGGTGCGCCAGGGTTGCCCGGGCTGGCTGTTTATCAGCGATGAACTGAAGCTCAACCGGCACGCCGAAGACAATGCGCGCACCAAGGCCGACGCGGTGATCGACCTGCAAAAACAGCTCGGCCAACGCGGGATTGATCTGCAAGTGGTGGTGGTGCCGGACAAGACCCGCATCGCCGCCGCCCAACGTTGCGGCCTGTATCGCCCGGCCGTGCTGGATGGCCGGGTTCAGCAATGGACCACGCTGTTACAAGCGGCGGGCGTGCAAGTAGTGGATTTGACCGACACCCTCAAACCTCTTGGCCCGGATGCTTACCTGCGCACCGATACCCACTGGAGTGAAATCGGCGCGAATGCCGGCGCCCGTGCGGTGGCCCAGCGTATTCAGCAAAGGGGTATCAAGGCTACACCGGAACAAGCCTTCGATATTACCCAGGCGCCGCTTGCACCGCGCCCGGGTGACCTGGTGCGCCTGGCCGGTCTCGACTGGTTGCCGCCGAAATTGCAGCCGGTGGGCGAGCAGGTCGCTGCCAGCACGGCACACGAGAATGCCCCGGCGGCGTCCAGCGACCCCGACGATTTGTTCGGCGACGCGGGCCTGCCGAACGTGGCGCTGATTGGCACCTCGTTCTCGCGCAATTCGAACTTCGTGGGTTTCCTGCAAAAAGCGTTGAATGCGCCCGTGGGCAACTTCAGTAAGGACGGGGGCGAATTTTCTGGCGCGGCGAAGGCTTATTTCGATAGCCCGGCGTTCAAGCAAACGCCGCCCAAGCTGCTGATCTGGGAAATTCCGGAGCGGGATCTGCAAACGCCTTATGACTTGATAAAAATAAGTCAGTAA
- a CDS encoding cellulose biosynthesis protein BcsC produces MRRHTLAIAILAALASSASFAETTDPQSLLIEQGYYWQSKKNPERALETWQKLLRLSPDQPDALYGIGLISVQQQRPAEAQKYLARLQALSPVPRQALLLEQDITVNIPANAKLLEQARELGEPEEEREQAVALYRQIFQGREPQGLIAREYYNTLGFTSKGTNEAIAGLQRLSRERPNDPIVALFLAKHLARNPATRADGIRALAKLAPNNDVGGNADETWRFALIWLGPPKSDQVSLFQQFLAAHPDDTEIRALMNKGIAQGKGGAAWQRDPQMTKAFKALDDGDLKTAEPLLAARLNQKSNDVDALGGMGVLRQQQQRFTEAESYLVQATRLPGGAAWQSALNDVRYWNLLNQARDAQRGGRTSQARELVAQAERLNPGQPGAAVALSGFQAQDNQFDAAEAGYRKVLARHPGDPDALSGLINVLSQSGQPEEALKLIDSVSPAERAKFAPSVKITALRATQVGKLAEQRGDLKAAQAAYKQALDADPENPWTRFALARIYLRDGQIRNARALIDGLLAKQPNQPDALYTSTLLSAELGEWKKAEETLARIPAGQRTADMNELGIDIALHKQTDIAIETARRGQRPEALALLGRSEAMTRQKPERLAILAAAYVEVGATQQGLDIMQKVLDNNPNPTIDQKLLYANVLLKANHYTEAGDILREVQGQPLSETGRQRYDDLIYLYRVKQADALREKNDLVAAYDMLSPALAQRPNDAMAVGALARMYAASGNSKKAMELYAPLIQQNPNNARLQLGLADIALQGRDRGLAESASDKALALEPGNPEILTSAARIYQGLGKNNEASALLRKALAIENSQKSQTQLAQAGSQGVAYNPFVGLPGQRRQVTDLTVAGAVPPPIDAPANVVPENALATSGRSVPNNLNEPFEAPSSIASLDTANLSPARRALDTILRDRTGYVVQGLSVRSNNGESGLSKITDVEAPFEVRIPVGDLNVAARVTPVHLSSGSVKTNSATRFGGGTNDPAGSQSDTGVGLAIAVENPDEGLKADIGVSPLGFLYDTIVGGASVSRPFSQGSNFRYGVNVSRRPVTDSVTSFAGSEDKRTGEKWGGVTANGGRGDLSYDNQKLGVYGYASLHEMLGNNVEDNTRLELGSGIYWYLRNTPTDTLTLGISGSVMGFKENQGYYTYGQGGYFSPQRFFSLGVPVRWAQSFDRFSYQIKSSVGIQHIEQDAVDYFPGHDQLQSDRGDPKYAKDSKTGIGYSFNAAAEYRLSSRFYLGGEVGLDNAQDYRQYVGNAYLRYLFEDLSGPMPLPVSPYRSPYSN; encoded by the coding sequence ATGCGCCGTCACACGCTAGCCATTGCGATTCTGGCCGCCCTGGCTTCCAGCGCCAGTTTTGCCGAAACCACTGACCCGCAAAGCCTGCTGATCGAGCAGGGCTATTACTGGCAGTCGAAAAAGAACCCGGAACGCGCCCTCGAGACCTGGCAGAAACTGCTGCGCCTGAGCCCCGACCAACCGGATGCGCTGTACGGCATCGGGCTGATTTCGGTGCAGCAACAGCGCCCGGCCGAAGCGCAAAAGTACCTGGCCCGCCTGCAGGCGTTGAGCCCGGTGCCGCGCCAGGCCTTGCTGCTGGAGCAGGACATCACCGTTAACATTCCGGCCAACGCCAAGCTGCTGGAACAGGCCCGCGAGTTGGGCGAGCCCGAAGAAGAGCGCGAACAAGCGGTGGCGTTATATCGCCAGATCTTCCAGGGGCGCGAGCCTCAGGGCTTGATTGCCCGCGAGTATTACAACACCCTCGGCTTTACATCCAAGGGCACGAACGAGGCCATCGCCGGTTTGCAGCGCTTGTCCCGCGAGCGGCCGAATGACCCGATTGTGGCGCTGTTTCTGGCCAAGCACTTGGCGCGTAACCCGGCCACCCGTGCCGACGGCATTCGTGCCCTGGCCAAGCTGGCACCGAACAACGACGTGGGCGGCAACGCCGATGAAACCTGGCGCTTTGCGCTGATCTGGCTCGGCCCGCCGAAGAGTGACCAGGTGTCGCTGTTCCAGCAGTTTCTTGCGGCGCACCCGGACGACACCGAGATCCGCGCGCTGATGAACAAGGGCATTGCCCAAGGCAAGGGCGGCGCCGCTTGGCAGCGTGATCCGCAGATGACCAAGGCATTCAAGGCGCTGGATGACGGCGACCTGAAAACCGCCGAACCGCTCTTGGCAGCGCGCCTCAACCAAAAATCCAACGACGTCGATGCCCTTGGCGGCATGGGCGTTCTGCGTCAACAGCAGCAGCGCTTCACCGAGGCCGAAAGCTACCTGGTGCAGGCCACCCGCTTGCCGGGTGGCGCGGCGTGGCAGTCGGCGCTCAATGATGTGCGCTACTGGAACCTGCTCAACCAGGCCCGTGACGCCCAGCGTGGCGGCCGCACCAGCCAGGCTCGCGAGCTGGTGGCCCAGGCCGAACGCCTGAACCCTGGCCAGCCCGGCGCTGCTGTGGCGCTGTCGGGTTTCCAGGCTCAGGACAATCAGTTCGACGCGGCCGAAGCCGGCTACCGCAAAGTGCTGGCGCGCCATCCTGGCGACCCGGATGCCCTGAGTGGTTTGATCAACGTGCTGTCCCAATCGGGGCAGCCGGAAGAAGCCTTGAAGCTGATCGATTCGGTATCGCCCGCCGAGCGCGCCAAGTTCGCGCCGAGTGTGAAAATTACCGCATTGCGTGCTACCCAAGTCGGCAAACTGGCCGAGCAACGGGGCGATTTGAAAGCCGCGCAAGCCGCCTACAAACAAGCCCTTGATGCCGACCCGGAAAACCCGTGGACGCGCTTCGCCCTGGCGCGCATTTACCTGCGCGACGGCCAGATTCGCAACGCCCGAGCCTTGATCGACGGCCTGCTGGCCAAGCAACCCAACCAGCCGGACGCGCTGTACACCAGCACGCTGTTGTCGGCCGAGTTGGGCGAGTGGAAGAAAGCCGAAGAGACCCTGGCGCGTATCCCGGCCGGGCAACGTACCGCGGACATGAACGAGCTGGGCATCGATATCGCGCTGCACAAGCAGACCGACATCGCCATCGAAACCGCCCGCCGTGGCCAGCGCCCGGAAGCCCTCGCGCTGCTGGGCCGCAGTGAAGCCATGACCCGGCAGAAGCCTGAGCGCCTGGCGATTCTGGCGGCCGCTTATGTGGAAGTCGGGGCGACGCAGCAAGGCCTGGATATCATGCAAAAGGTTCTGGATAACAATCCGAACCCGACCATCGACCAGAAACTGCTGTACGCCAACGTGCTCCTCAAGGCCAACCACTACACCGAGGCGGGCGACATCCTGCGCGAAGTGCAGGGCCAACCTCTAAGTGAAACAGGCCGTCAGCGCTACGACGATTTGATCTACCTGTACCGGGTCAAACAGGCTGACGCCTTGCGTGAGAAAAACGACCTGGTGGCGGCCTACGACATGCTGTCGCCGGCCCTTGCGCAGCGCCCCAATGATGCAATGGCGGTAGGTGCCCTGGCGCGGATGTACGCGGCCAGCGGCAACAGCAAAAAAGCCATGGAGCTTTACGCACCGCTGATCCAGCAGAACCCGAACAACGCCCGTCTGCAACTGGGCCTGGCGGATATCGCCTTGCAAGGCCGTGACCGTGGCCTGGCAGAAAGCGCCAGTGACAAGGCGCTGGCGCTGGAGCCGGGTAACCCTGAGATCCTCACGTCGGCGGCACGCATCTATCAAGGGCTGGGCAAAAACAACGAAGCGTCTGCGTTGCTGCGCAAGGCGCTGGCGATTGAGAACAGCCAGAAGAGCCAAACCCAATTGGCCCAGGCCGGTTCCCAAGGCGTGGCTTACAACCCCTTCGTGGGCTTGCCGGGCCAGCGTCGCCAAGTCACCGACCTGACCGTCGCCGGTGCGGTTCCGCCGCCGATTGATGCACCGGCCAATGTCGTGCCGGAAAATGCCTTGGCGACCTCCGGACGTTCGGTGCCGAACAACTTGAATGAGCCGTTTGAGGCGCCGTCGAGCATTGCTTCGCTCGACACTGCCAACCTGAGCCCGGCACGTCGTGCGCTGGATACGATCCTGCGGGATCGTACCGGTTACGTGGTGCAGGGCTTGAGCGTTCGTAGCAACAACGGTGAAAGCGGCCTGAGCAAAATCACGGATGTTGAGGCGCCGTTCGAGGTTCGGATTCCGGTGGGTGATCTCAATGTTGCCGCGCGCGTGACGCCAGTGCACTTGAGTTCGGGCAGCGTGAAAACCAACTCCGCCACTCGGTTTGGTGGTGGCACCAATGACCCGGCTGGCTCGCAAAGCGACACCGGCGTCGGCCTGGCCATTGCCGTGGAGAACCCGGATGAAGGCCTCAAGGCCGATATCGGCGTCAGCCCGCTGGGCTTTCTGTACGACACCATCGTCGGTGGCGCCAGCGTCTCGCGGCCGTTCTCTCAAGGTTCGAACTTCCGCTACGGCGTCAACGTTTCCCGGCGCCCGGTCACCGACAGCGTGACCTCCTTTGCCGGTTCTGAAGACAAGCGTACCGGCGAGAAATGGGGCGGTGTGACCGCCAACGGCGGGCGTGGCGACCTGAGCTACGACAACCAGAAGCTGGGTGTGTATGGCTACGCCTCGTTGCACGAGATGCTGGGCAACAACGTCGAAGACAACACCCGCCTGGAACTGGGCAGCGGCATCTACTGGTACCTGCGCAATACCCCGACCGACACCCTGACCCTCGGTATCAGCGGTTCGGTCATGGGCTTCAAGGAGAACCAGGGTTACTACACCTACGGCCAGGGCGGTTACTTCAGCCCGCAGCGCTTCTTCTCCCTGGGTGTGCCGGTGCGCTGGGCGCAGAGTTTTGATCGCTTCAGCTACCAGATAAAAAGTTCGGTGGGCATCCAGCATATCGAGCAAGATGCGGTCGATTATTTCCCGGGGCATGACCAGCTCCAGAGTGACCGGGGCGATCCGAAATACGCCAAGGACAGCAAGACCGGCATCGGCTACAGCTTCAACGCCGCCGCCGAATACCGCCTCAGCTCGCGCTTTTACCTGGGTGGCGAAGTCGGTCTCGACAACGCCCAGGACTATCGCCAGTACGTCGGCAACGCCTACCTGCGCTACCTGTTTGAAGACCTGAGCGGGCCTATGCCCTTGCCGGTCAGTCCGTACCGTTCCCCTTATTCGAATTGA
- a CDS encoding SGNH/GDSL hydrolase family protein, translated as MPVSASAIAGLTLLVLGESHMSFPDSLLNPLQDNLTAQGAKVHSIGACGAGAADWIVPKKVECGAERLPGGKAEIFGKNGMSTTPIKDLIAKDKPDLVVIIIADTMASYPEPQFPKVWAWKSVTSLTKAITETGTKCVWVGPAWGKVGSQYKKDDARTKVMSQFLATNVAPCTYVDSLTFSKPGQWITTDGQHFTIDGYQKWAKAIGESLATLPPAAVAKGAQ; from the coding sequence ATGCCTGTTTCCGCTTCTGCTATTGCCGGCCTGACCCTGCTGGTATTGGGCGAAAGTCACATGAGCTTTCCTGATTCACTGCTCAACCCGCTGCAGGACAACCTCACCGCTCAGGGCGCCAAGGTTCACTCCATCGGCGCGTGCGGCGCCGGTGCAGCCGACTGGATCGTGCCGAAAAAAGTCGAGTGCGGTGCCGAGCGCCTGCCCGGCGGCAAGGCCGAGATTTTCGGCAAGAACGGCATGAGCACCACCCCGATCAAAGACCTGATCGCCAAGGACAAGCCCGACCTGGTGGTGATCATCATCGCCGACACCATGGCCTCGTACCCCGAGCCGCAGTTCCCGAAAGTCTGGGCCTGGAAAAGCGTGACCTCCCTGACCAAGGCCATCACCGAAACCGGCACCAAGTGCGTGTGGGTCGGGCCGGCGTGGGGCAAGGTCGGTTCGCAGTACAAGAAGGATGACGCGCGCACCAAGGTGATGTCGCAGTTCCTCGCGACCAACGTGGCGCCGTGCACCTACGTCGACTCGCTGACCTTCTCCAAGCCGGGCCAATGGATCACCACCGACGGCCAGCACTTCACCATCGACGGCTACCAGAAGTGGGCCAAGGCAATCGGCGAGTCGCTGGCCACGTTGCCACCAGCCGCTGTGGCCAAAGGAGCGCAATAA
- a CDS encoding alginate O-acetyltransferase AlgF, with translation MKRITLGLATLLASISAYSADIPLYPTGPEKDSAFLRLANGTDGELKLLPQGSKASLVLGGQKQVSDYLPVSGGTTPIKGVLSQGGKDSELAVTVAPGEFATVVAVPDAKGGTRQLVIHEQPDDFNALKASLAFINADAACADASLEAVAQKAELFKKVAEGSISRRMINPVELSVQLKCANAPVGQPLTFTLKAGERYSVLALPSAAGSRLLFTSDTLAN, from the coding sequence ATGAAACGCATCACCCTGGGCCTGGCGACCTTGCTCGCCAGCATCAGCGCCTACAGCGCCGACATTCCGCTTTACCCCACCGGCCCGGAGAAAGATTCGGCGTTCCTGCGCCTGGCCAACGGCACCGACGGCGAGCTGAAATTGCTGCCGCAAGGTTCCAAGGCCAGCCTGGTACTGGGTGGCCAAAAGCAGGTTTCCGACTACCTGCCGGTATCGGGCGGCACGACGCCGATCAAGGGCGTGTTAAGCCAGGGCGGCAAGGATTCCGAGCTGGCCGTGACCGTGGCACCCGGCGAGTTCGCCACGGTGGTGGCCGTGCCTGACGCCAAGGGCGGCACTCGCCAGTTGGTGATCCACGAGCAGCCGGACGACTTCAACGCGCTGAAGGCCTCGCTGGCCTTTATCAACGCCGACGCCGCCTGTGCCGACGCGAGCCTGGAAGCCGTGGCGCAAAAAGCCGAGCTGTTCAAGAAGGTCGCTGAAGGTTCGATTTCGCGCCGCATGATCAACCCGGTGGAACTGTCGGTGCAGCTCAAGTGCGCCAATGCGCCGGTCGGCCAACCGCTGACCTTCACCCTCAAGGCCGGCGAACGCTACAGCGTGCTCGCACTGCCATCGGCCGCCGGTTCGAGGTTGCTGTTTACCTCCGACACGCTCGCTAACTGA